In the Candidatus Rhodoblastus alkanivorans genome, one interval contains:
- the parE gene encoding DNA topoisomerase IV subunit B: MAKHDLFGAPESAPDSKSTPGGKAATTKKPQIGVSLGSTPGEAGYTAASIEVLEGLEPVRRRPGMYIGGTDETALHHLFAEVLDNSMDEAVAGHATRIEVAMDEDGYLSVSDNGRGIPIDPHPKFPAKSALEVIMTTLHAGGKFDSGAYQTSGGLHGVGVSVVNALAERLEVEVARGQTLYRQVFSRGLPITGLETIGRAPNRRGTKVRFKADPQIFRDKTTFSPARIFKMARAKAYLFGGVEIRWKCAESLLDAGGKTPAEAVFHFPGGLKDYLAADIEGKTLVAEQFFTGRVEKPERHGSLEWAVAWLAHEDGAVHSYCNTIPTPDGGTHESGLRLALLRGLKDHAERIGQGKRASAVTAEDLMAGCAAMISVFIREPEFQGQNKSRLMSVEASRIVESVMRDAFDHWLAGSPAQAKALVEWAIERAEERLRRRAEKDVARKSATRKLRLPGKLADCTYNSAQGSELFIVEGDSAGGSAKQARDRANQAVLPLRGKILNVASSSREKMAANQQLGDLIQALGVGTGSHYRAEDLRYDKVVIMTDADVDGAHIASLLITFFYRQMPKLIDQGHLYLAVPPLYKLSQGAKVAYARDDFHRDELLGKEFSGRGKVEISRFKGLGEMMPAQLKETTMAPSSRTLLRVGIVEEDREETADSVERLMGTRPEARFAFLQERAAFAAAELFDL, from the coding sequence ATGGCCAAACACGATCTTTTTGGCGCGCCCGAATCGGCGCCGGACAGCAAATCGACGCCGGGCGGGAAAGCCGCCACGACCAAAAAGCCTCAGATTGGCGTGTCCCTGGGATCGACGCCGGGGGAAGCGGGCTATACGGCGGCGTCGATCGAAGTTCTCGAAGGTCTGGAGCCGGTGCGCCGCCGCCCGGGGATGTATATCGGCGGCACGGATGAAACCGCGCTCCATCATCTCTTCGCCGAAGTGCTCGACAATTCCATGGACGAGGCGGTCGCCGGTCACGCCACCCGGATCGAGGTGGCGATGGACGAGGACGGCTACCTGTCGGTTTCCGACAACGGGCGCGGGATTCCGATTGACCCGCATCCCAAATTCCCAGCCAAATCTGCGCTGGAGGTCATCATGACGACGCTCCACGCCGGCGGCAAATTCGATTCCGGCGCCTATCAGACGTCTGGCGGCCTGCATGGCGTCGGCGTGTCGGTGGTCAATGCCTTGGCCGAAAGGCTCGAAGTCGAAGTGGCGCGCGGCCAGACGCTTTACCGTCAGGTTTTTTCGCGCGGGCTGCCGATCACTGGGCTCGAAACGATCGGCCGCGCGCCGAACCGGCGCGGCACCAAGGTCCGGTTCAAGGCCGATCCGCAAATCTTCCGCGATAAGACGACCTTCTCTCCGGCGCGCATTTTCAAAATGGCCCGCGCCAAGGCCTATCTGTTCGGCGGCGTCGAAATCCGATGGAAATGCGCGGAATCCCTGCTTGATGCCGGTGGCAAGACGCCAGCCGAGGCCGTGTTCCATTTTCCCGGCGGGCTCAAGGACTATCTCGCCGCCGACATCGAGGGCAAGACGCTCGTCGCCGAGCAGTTCTTCACCGGCCGTGTGGAAAAGCCGGAGCGCCACGGCTCGCTCGAATGGGCGGTCGCCTGGCTCGCCCACGAAGACGGCGCCGTCCATTCCTATTGCAACACCATTCCGACTCCGGACGGGGGAACCCATGAATCCGGCCTGCGTCTGGCGCTGCTGCGCGGGCTCAAGGACCATGCCGAGCGCATCGGCCAGGGCAAGCGCGCTTCGGCGGTCACAGCCGAGGACCTGATGGCCGGCTGCGCCGCGATGATTTCGGTCTTCATCCGCGAGCCTGAATTCCAGGGGCAGAACAAGAGCCGGCTGATGAGCGTCGAGGCGTCGCGCATCGTCGAAAGCGTGATGCGCGACGCCTTCGATCATTGGCTTGCGGGGTCGCCCGCCCAGGCCAAGGCTCTGGTTGAATGGGCCATAGAGCGCGCCGAGGAGCGCCTGCGCCGCCGCGCCGAAAAGGATGTCGCCCGCAAGAGCGCGACGCGCAAGCTACGCCTGCCCGGAAAGCTCGCGGATTGCACGTATAATTCGGCGCAAGGTTCTGAATTATTTATCGTTGAGGGCGATTCGGCGGGTGGCTCCGCGAAGCAGGCGCGCGACCGCGCCAATCAGGCGGTGCTGCCCCTGCGCGGAAAGATCCTCAATGTCGCCAGTTCGTCGCGCGAGAAAATGGCCGCGAACCAGCAGCTCGGCGATCTGATTCAGGCGCTCGGCGTCGGCACGGGCTCGCATTATCGCGCCGAAGACCTGCGCTACGACAAAGTCGTCATCATGACCGACGCCGACGTGGACGGCGCCCATATCGCATCGCTGCTCATCACCTTCTTCTACCGGCAGATGCCCAAGCTGATCGACCAGGGCCATCTTTATCTCGCCGTGCCGCCGCTCTACAAACTCAGCCAGGGCGCGAAGGTCGCCTATGCGCGCGACGATTTTCATCGCGACGAGCTGCTGGGCAAGGAATTTTCCGGGCGCGGCAAGGTCGAGATCAGTCGATTCAAGGGCTTGGGAGAAATGATGCCGGCCCAGCTCAAGGAAACCACCATGGCGCCCAGCTCGCGCACCCTGCTCCGCGTGGGAATCGTCGAGGAGGATCGCGAGGAGACGGCGGATTCGGTCGAGCGCCTGATGGGAACCAGGCCGGAGGCGCGTTTCGCCTTCCTGCAGGAGCGCGCCGCCTTCGCCGCCGCCGAACTGTTCGATCTCTGA
- the glnA gene encoding type I glutamate--ammonia ligase translates to MTTAKDVLQKIKDEDIKYVDLRFTDPRGKWQHVTFDIALVDEEMFSEGTMFDGSSIAGWKAINESDMKLMPDPATATIDPFFSASTLSIVCDVLEPMTGEPYNRDPRGIAKKAEAYLKNTGIGDTAFFGPEAEFFVFDDVRFKADPYNTGFVLDSGELPSNADTPYEGGNLGHRVRTKGGYFPVPPVDSAQDMRGEMLAAMAAMGVNVEKHHHEVASAQHELGMKFGTLTTMADHLQIYKYAIHQVANSYGKTATFMPKPVYGDNGSGMHVHQSIWKAGKPVMAGDKYADLSQECLYYIGGIIKHAKALNAFTNPSTNSYKRLVPGFEAPVLLAYSARNRSASCRIPWTNNPKAKRIEVRFPDPTANPYLAFSAMLMAGLDGIVNKIDPGAAMDKDLYDLPPRELKKIPTVCGSLREALASLDKDRNFLKAGDVFNDDFIDSYIELKMQDVYRMEMTPHPVEFDMYYSY, encoded by the coding sequence ATGACGACTGCCAAGGACGTTCTGCAAAAGATCAAGGACGAAGACATCAAATATGTCGATCTTCGCTTCACCGACCCGCGCGGCAAATGGCAGCATGTGACCTTCGACATCGCCCTCGTGGACGAGGAGATGTTCTCGGAAGGCACGATGTTCGACGGTTCGTCCATCGCCGGCTGGAAGGCGATCAACGAATCCGACATGAAGCTCATGCCCGATCCGGCCACCGCGACGATCGACCCCTTCTTCTCGGCTTCGACTCTCTCGATCGTCTGCGACGTTCTCGAACCGATGACCGGCGAGCCCTATAACCGCGATCCGCGCGGCATCGCCAAGAAGGCGGAAGCCTATCTCAAGAACACCGGCATCGGCGACACCGCTTTTTTCGGCCCGGAAGCCGAATTCTTCGTCTTCGACGACGTGCGTTTCAAGGCCGACCCCTACAACACCGGCTTCGTCCTCGATTCGGGCGAACTGCCGTCGAATGCCGACACCCCCTATGAAGGCGGCAACCTCGGCCACCGCGTCCGCACCAAGGGCGGCTATTTCCCGGTCCCGCCGGTCGATTCCGCCCAGGACATGCGCGGCGAAATGCTTGCGGCCATGGCGGCGATGGGCGTCAATGTCGAGAAGCACCACCACGAGGTCGCCTCGGCCCAGCACGAACTCGGCATGAAGTTCGGCACCCTGACGACCATGGCCGATCATCTCCAGATCTATAAATACGCCATCCACCAGGTCGCCAATTCCTATGGCAAGACCGCGACCTTCATGCCGAAGCCGGTCTATGGCGACAACGGTTCGGGCATGCATGTCCACCAGTCGATCTGGAAGGCCGGCAAGCCGGTGATGGCGGGCGACAAATACGCCGACCTCAGCCAGGAATGCCTGTACTATATCGGCGGCATCATCAAGCACGCCAAGGCGCTGAACGCCTTCACCAACCCGTCGACCAATTCCTACAAGCGTCTGGTCCCGGGCTTCGAGGCGCCGGTTCTTCTGGCCTATTCGGCCCGCAACCGCTCGGCGTCCTGCCGCATTCCGTGGACCAACAATCCCAAGGCCAAGCGCATCGAGGTTCGCTTCCCCGATCCGACCGCCAATCCCTATCTCGCTTTCTCGGCCATGCTGATGGCCGGCCTCGACGGCATCGTGAACAAGATCGATCCCGGCGCCGCGATGGACAAGGACCTCTACGACCTGCCGCCGCGCGAACTGAAGAAAATCCCGACGGTGTGCGGCTCCTTGCGCGAGGCGCTCGCCAGCCTCGACAAGGACCGCAACTTCCTGAAGGCCGGCGACGTGTTCAACGACGACTTCATCGACAGCTATATCGAGCTGAAGATGCAGGACGTCTATCGCATGGAAATGACGCCGCACCCGGTCGAATTCGACATGTATTATTCCTACTGA
- a CDS encoding cytochrome b, whose product MSNIAEKKKFVAPVILLHWLMALMIFALYAVGLSVDSFDKPLRPSIVNAHVIVGLLLLVLLVFRVVARVSNETPAYPASMGPMFRRAAAAGHGVLYLLMLATPIAGIATFLPRGRPLSLGLFEIPSPFEANRDLAHQFGEIHELLAHLLIATVVAHALVALYHQFVLRDGILERMRP is encoded by the coding sequence ATGTCAAATATTGCGGAAAAGAAGAAATTCGTGGCGCCCGTTATCCTGCTGCACTGGCTCATGGCGCTGATGATTTTCGCTCTTTACGCCGTCGGGCTGAGCGTCGATTCGTTCGACAAGCCATTGCGCCCGTCGATCGTCAACGCCCATGTCATCGTCGGTCTGCTTCTTCTCGTGCTGCTGGTTTTCCGGGTCGTCGCCCGTGTGAGCAACGAAACCCCCGCCTATCCCGCCAGCATGGGGCCGATGTTTCGCCGCGCCGCGGCGGCCGGCCACGGGGTTCTCTACTTGCTGATGCTCGCCACGCCGATCGCCGGCATCGCCACCTTCCTGCCCCGCGGCCGTCCGCTCAGCCTCGGCCTGTTCGAGATTCCCTCGCCCTTCGAGGCCAATCGCGATCTCGCTCATCAGTTCGGCGAAATCCACGAGTTGCTCGCGCATCTGCTGATCGCGACCGTCGTCGCCCATGCGCTCGTCGCGCTCTACCATCAATTCGTGCTTCGCGACGGAATATTGGAGCGGATGAGGCCTTGA
- a CDS encoding PAS domain-containing protein, whose protein sequence is MSATRSLLARIVALRRRSPLAFPSGVGLLGAAAGLAAQAGLIAAQAATSPFLALYPATIGAALAGGFRAGLVTLVLGAAGAEAMANALDAPFDGPALFVFVLSSLVVAFAAEALHRFFGELHAAQARLELQARISALDEHAIVEVTDRRGAITYANDKFCAISHYSREELLGHDHRIVNSGVHSKDFFRQMWSVIARGDVWRGEICNAARDGSHFWVDTTIVPFLDEKRRPMQYVAISTDITERKRAEIALLESDAALRQSQRRLRHAADAGRLTYAEFELTDGRIHVADNFAHVVGYCPTTPPEGGPIEDGVSRLLEHVPSEDRHRLNLAIQQCLGGAANGRIEYRVIGDDGQERWIESVWNAENGENDRPERVFVTDLDITRLRAAENAVRESEKNFRSLANAIPQLAWIASPEGEITWFNERWYDYTGAPLDQPADMGWKTYIDPESLPAIFERWADCVATGQPLDMTIPLRGADGVFRPFLTRVMPHRDAEGRVLQWFGTGTEITEQKEMEEALRAATNEAERANKAKSKFLASASHDLRQPVQSLVLLLALIERQVATIPKAVETARMMKQALGGLNGLLTAILDISRLDAGVVEPAIDSVDLTALLDRLSSEYETKAADKGLELRVVKRSLYALADPSLLERALRNLIENAIRYTPSGGVLIGLRRRGTKVRIDVVDTGVGVPEEKQKEIFEEFIQLNNPGRDLGKGLGLGLAIVARLANLLEAQIEVSSRVGRGSRFSLALPAAEAAQATEAQSAHLADPRGRILIIEDNLILRRGLESIARKWGCKTLSAASGEEALDLALARRWRFDAVVSDYRLGAGLSGVDAAKEIARRSGRDYPTLILTGDTATEHIAEIAASGFELLHKPVSAEQLRRKLSRLLARAAAH, encoded by the coding sequence ATGTCCGCGACGCGGTCTCTACTCGCCCGGATCGTCGCGCTTCGCCGGCGTTCGCCGCTCGCTTTTCCGTCGGGGGTCGGGCTGCTCGGCGCCGCCGCGGGTCTTGCGGCCCAGGCGGGGCTGATCGCGGCGCAGGCGGCCACTTCGCCCTTTCTCGCCCTTTATCCGGCGACGATCGGCGCCGCGTTGGCCGGCGGCTTCCGCGCCGGGCTCGTCACGCTTGTCCTTGGCGCCGCCGGCGCGGAAGCCATGGCCAATGCGCTGGACGCGCCCTTCGACGGCCCGGCCCTCTTCGTTTTCGTTCTATCGAGCCTCGTCGTCGCCTTCGCGGCGGAAGCGCTGCACCGGTTCTTCGGCGAGCTCCACGCGGCCCAGGCGCGGCTGGAGCTTCAGGCGCGCATTTCCGCGCTCGATGAACACGCCATCGTCGAGGTGACCGACCGCCGCGGCGCGATCACCTACGCCAACGACAAATTCTGCGCCATTTCCCATTATTCGCGCGAGGAACTGCTTGGCCACGACCACCGGATCGTCAATTCGGGCGTTCATTCCAAGGATTTCTTCCGCCAGATGTGGAGCGTGATCGCAAGAGGCGACGTCTGGCGCGGCGAAATCTGCAACGCGGCCCGGGACGGCTCGCATTTCTGGGTGGACACGACGATCGTGCCCTTTCTCGACGAAAAGCGCCGCCCCATGCAATATGTGGCGATCAGCACCGATATTACCGAGCGTAAGCGCGCCGAAATCGCGCTGTTGGAGAGCGACGCGGCCTTGCGGCAAAGCCAGAGGCGCCTGCGCCACGCGGCTGACGCCGGCCGCCTGACCTATGCCGAATTCGAACTGACCGACGGCCGCATCCATGTCGCCGACAATTTCGCTCATGTCGTCGGCTATTGCCCAACGACTCCGCCGGAGGGCGGCCCGATCGAGGACGGCGTCAGCCGGCTGCTCGAGCATGTCCCTTCGGAGGATCGCCACCGGCTCAACCTGGCCATCCAGCAGTGCCTAGGCGGCGCCGCCAACGGCCGCATCGAATATAGGGTGATCGGCGACGACGGTCAGGAGCGCTGGATCGAAAGCGTCTGGAACGCCGAAAACGGCGAGAACGACAGGCCGGAGCGGGTCTTCGTCACCGATCTCGACATCACCCGGTTGCGCGCGGCCGAAAACGCCGTGCGCGAGAGCGAAAAAAACTTCCGCTCGCTCGCCAACGCCATTCCCCAGCTCGCCTGGATCGCCTCGCCCGAGGGCGAAATCACCTGGTTCAACGAACGCTGGTACGACTATACCGGCGCGCCGCTCGACCAGCCTGCCGACATGGGCTGGAAAACCTATATCGATCCCGAGAGCCTGCCCGCGATTTTCGAACGCTGGGCGGATTGCGTCGCGACCGGACAGCCGCTGGACATGACCATTCCCCTGCGCGGCGCCGACGGCGTGTTCCGGCCCTTCCTCACCCGCGTCATGCCGCATCGGGACGCCGAGGGCCGCGTGCTGCAATGGTTCGGCACCGGCACCGAAATCACCGAGCAGAAGGAGATGGAGGAAGCCCTGCGCGCGGCGACCAACGAAGCCGAGCGCGCCAACAAGGCCAAGTCCAAGTTTCTCGCCTCCGCCAGCCACGATCTGCGCCAGCCGGTGCAATCGCTCGTGCTGCTCCTCGCCCTGATCGAACGCCAGGTCGCGACCATTCCCAAGGCGGTGGAGACGGCGCGGATGATGAAACAGGCGCTTGGCGGGCTCAATGGCCTGCTGACGGCGATTCTCGACATCTCGCGCCTCGACGCCGGCGTGGTGGAGCCCGCCATCGATTCGGTCGATCTCACCGCTTTGCTGGACCGCCTGTCGTCCGAATATGAAACCAAGGCCGCGGACAAGGGCCTGGAGCTGCGCGTGGTCAAGCGCTCGCTCTATGCCCTCGCCGATCCGTCCCTGCTCGAGCGCGCCCTGCGCAACCTGATCGAAAACGCCATCCGCTACACCCCGAGCGGCGGCGTGCTGATCGGCCTGCGGCGCCGCGGCACGAAGGTGCGGATCGACGTGGTGGACACCGGCGTCGGCGTGCCGGAGGAAAAACAGAAGGAAATTTTCGAGGAATTCATCCAGCTCAACAATCCGGGCCGCGATCTCGGCAAGGGCCTCGGCCTGGGCCTGGCCATCGTCGCCCGCCTCGCCAATCTGCTCGAAGCCCAGATCGAGGTCAGCTCCCGGGTCGGGCGCGGCTCACGCTTCTCGCTCGCCCTGCCCGCCGCCGAGGCGGCCCAGGCGACCGAAGCGCAGTCGGCGCATCTTGCCGACCCGCGCGGTCGCATCCTCATCATCGAGGACAATCTGATCCTGCGCCGCGGCCTGGAAAGCATTGCGCGCAAATGGGGCTGCAAGACCCTCTCGGCGGCGAGCGGCGAGGAGGCGCTCGATCTGGCCTTGGCGCGGCGCTGGCGCTTCGACGCCGTGGTCAGTGATTACAGGCTCGGCGCGGGCCTGAGCGGCGTCGACGCGGCCAAGGAGATCGCGCGCCGATCGGGACGGGACTACCCGACCCTGATCCTCACCGGCGACACCGCGACCGAACATATTGCGGAGATCGCGGCGAGCGGCTTCGAACTGCTTCACAAACCGGTGAGCGCCGAACAATTGCGCCGCAAGCTCTCGCGCCTGCTGGCGCGCGCGGCGGCGCATTAA
- a CDS encoding P-II family nitrogen regulator encodes MKKVEAIIKPFKLDEVKEALQEAGLHGITVTEAKGFGRQKGHTELYRGAEYVVDFLPKVKIELVLTDDAVDRAVEAIRKSAQTGRIGDGKIFISNIEGAIRIRTGESGPDAV; translated from the coding sequence ATGAAAAAAGTCGAAGCGATCATCAAGCCGTTCAAGCTCGACGAAGTGAAGGAAGCTCTTCAGGAAGCCGGGCTTCATGGCATCACCGTCACCGAAGCCAAGGGGTTCGGAAGGCAAAAGGGCCATACCGAACTTTATCGCGGCGCCGAATATGTCGTGGACTTCCTTCCCAAGGTCAAAATCGAACTGGTGCTGACGGACGACGCCGTAGACCGCGCCGTTGAAGCGATCCGCAAATCCGCTCAGACCGGCCGAATCGGCGACGGCAAGATCTTTATTTCCAATATTGAAGGCGCGATCCGAATCCGCACCGGCGAATCCGGGCCCGACGCGGTCTGA
- a CDS encoding response regulator produces the protein MAVRLLLVDDDPMLGLLVADWLSESGCEVVGPARTVKAALDLVEKERDALDAALLDVALDRGNSYPVADALALYGVPFAFVTGHGLGGLAPAYREAPILTKPFQFDDLQRIIDRLVAVRGRK, from the coding sequence ATGGCGGTGCGTTTGCTGCTCGTGGACGACGATCCGATGCTCGGCCTTCTCGTCGCTGATTGGCTGAGCGAAAGCGGCTGCGAGGTCGTCGGCCCGGCGCGGACGGTCAAGGCGGCGCTGGATCTGGTCGAAAAGGAACGCGATGCGCTCGACGCCGCCTTGCTCGATGTCGCCCTCGATCGGGGCAATTCCTATCCCGTCGCCGACGCCTTGGCGCTCTATGGCGTCCCTTTCGCCTTCGTCACCGGCCATGGGCTCGGCGGCCTCGCGCCGGCCTACCGCGAGGCGCCGATTCTGACCAAGCCGTTCCAGTTCGACGATTTGCAACGCATAATCGACCGCCTTGTCGCCGTGCGCGGTCGCAAATGA
- a CDS encoding DEAD/DEAH box helicase: MQFSELGLSEKVLHAVEDAGYKTPTPIQAQAIPHVLAGRDVLGIAQTGTGKTAAFTLPMLCRLEQGRARARMPRTLILEPTRELAAQVEESFNKYGAQHKLNVALLIGGVAFGDQETKIMRGADVLIVTPGRLLDFFERGKLLLNGIEILVIDEADRMLDMGFIPDIEKICKLVPFTRQTLFFSATMPPEITRLTEQFLHNPARVEVARAATTASTIIQALVASHGGGDKRETLRRLLRSAEGLKNAIVFCNRKRDVAIVYKSLEKHGFPVGALHGDMDQQARMASLDAFKNGAVDILVCSDVAARGLDIPDVSHVFNFDVPTHSEDYVHRIGRTGRAGRAGHAFTIVTEHDRKYVAQIEDLIKEQIDWAGPRLDELAPAEYVERDRGRAAHAGERSRRNTRGRAERDTAGRPARERKPKVEEAARETREAAPRQRTANRSMTEEPRRKAARRPVEDDAPVIGMGDHVPSFLLRPVRTKNVKTAE, encoded by the coding sequence ATGCAATTTTCTGAACTCGGCCTCAGCGAAAAGGTGCTGCACGCCGTAGAAGACGCCGGTTACAAGACGCCCACGCCCATCCAGGCGCAGGCCATCCCCCATGTGCTCGCCGGCCGCGACGTTCTCGGCATCGCCCAGACCGGCACCGGCAAGACCGCGGCCTTCACCCTTCCCATGCTCTGCCGCCTCGAGCAGGGCCGCGCCCGCGCCCGTATGCCGCGGACCCTCATCCTGGAGCCGACCCGCGAACTTGCCGCCCAGGTCGAGGAGAGCTTCAACAAATATGGCGCGCAGCACAAACTGAACGTGGCCTTGCTGATTGGCGGCGTGGCCTTCGGCGACCAGGAGACCAAGATCATGCGCGGCGCGGACGTGCTGATCGTGACGCCCGGCCGCCTGCTCGACTTTTTCGAACGCGGCAAGCTGCTGCTGAACGGCATCGAAATCCTGGTCATCGACGAAGCCGACCGCATGCTCGACATGGGCTTCATTCCGGATATCGAAAAAATCTGCAAACTGGTGCCCTTCACCCGGCAGACTCTGTTCTTCTCCGCGACCATGCCCCCGGAAATCACCCGGCTGACCGAGCAATTTCTCCACAATCCGGCGCGGGTTGAGGTCGCCCGGGCCGCTACGACCGCGTCGACCATCATCCAGGCCCTGGTCGCCTCGCATGGCGGCGGCGACAAGCGCGAGACCCTGCGGCGCCTGCTGCGCTCCGCCGAGGGCCTGAAGAATGCGATCGTGTTCTGCAACCGCAAGCGCGACGTCGCGATCGTTTACAAGAGCCTGGAAAAGCATGGTTTCCCCGTCGGCGCGCTGCATGGCGACATGGACCAGCAGGCGCGGATGGCCTCGCTCGACGCGTTCAAGAACGGCGCCGTGGACATTCTGGTCTGTTCCGATGTCGCCGCCCGCGGCCTCGACATTCCCGACGTCAGCCACGTCTTCAATTTCGACGTGCCGACCCATTCCGAAGATTACGTCCATCGCATCGGCCGCACCGGCCGGGCCGGCCGCGCCGGCCACGCCTTCACGATCGTGACGGAGCATGACCGGAAATATGTCGCCCAGATCGAGGATCTGATCAAAGAGCAGATAGACTGGGCGGGCCCGCGCCTCGACGAACTGGCGCCGGCCGAATATGTCGAGCGCGACCGCGGCCGCGCGGCCCACGCCGGCGAGCGGTCACGACGCAACACGCGCGGCCGCGCCGAGAGGGACACTGCGGGGCGGCCCGCGCGCGAGCGCAAGCCGAAGGTCGAAGAGGCGGCCCGCGAGACGCGCGAGGCCGCGCCGCGCCAAAGGACCGCGAATCGGTCCATGACTGAAGAGCCTCGGCGCAAAGCCGCCCGCCGGCCTGTCGAGGACGACGCGCCGGTCATCGGCATGGGTGACCACGTCCCAAGCTTCCTGCTCCGCCCGGTGCGGACGAAGAACGTCAAGACAGCCGAGTGA
- a CDS encoding MFS transporter, with protein MNKTEFRATISLAAVFAARLLGLFMIYPIFMHYARGLSGANARTIGLALGAYGLTQGLLQIPLGLLSDHIGRKKVIVGGLVVFGLGSVVAALSTSIGGVLLGRILQGAGAVGSSILAMVADLTREETRTRAMAVVGITIGFSFAIAVLVGPPLAAVAGLSGMFWLTAVFALVGIAIMLLLAPTPDHAVPRGVNWPTFQQVLHDGELLRLDFAVFTLHAILTASFLVIPSVLDHALRLNVGSEWKFYLPVMIVAMALMVPAIIVAETRGRMKEVFVAAVAAITASLVALAAAPSSGAAAVIALTVFFTAFNAMEAMLPSLVTKFAPASAKGAATGVYSSAQFIGIFVGGAAGGWMLATTGAFGVFAMTIALALIWLAVAAGMRGPAPRQKSRTGAVQAGVEKA; from the coding sequence ATGAATAAGACCGAGTTTCGCGCCACGATTTCGCTTGCAGCCGTCTTCGCCGCGCGGCTGCTTGGCCTGTTCATGATCTATCCGATCTTCATGCATTACGCTCGCGGCCTGTCAGGCGCGAACGCGCGGACGATCGGCCTGGCGCTTGGGGCTTATGGGCTGACGCAGGGCCTTCTCCAGATTCCGCTTGGGCTGCTCTCCGACCACATCGGCCGCAAGAAAGTGATCGTCGGCGGTCTGGTGGTGTTCGGCCTGGGCAGCGTCGTGGCGGCTCTTTCCACCTCCATCGGCGGCGTTTTGCTCGGCCGCATCCTGCAGGGAGCCGGCGCCGTCGGCTCCTCGATCCTTGCCATGGTGGCGGATCTCACCCGCGAAGAGACGCGCACCCGCGCGATGGCCGTGGTCGGAATCACCATTGGTTTTTCCTTCGCGATCGCCGTTCTCGTTGGTCCGCCGCTCGCCGCGGTCGCCGGTCTGTCCGGCATGTTCTGGCTCACCGCCGTCTTCGCCCTCGTCGGCATCGCGATCATGCTTCTGCTGGCGCCGACGCCCGATCACGCCGTTCCGCGCGGCGTCAATTGGCCGACGTTCCAGCAGGTGCTGCATGACGGCGAGTTGCTGCGGCTCGATTTCGCCGTCTTCACGCTCCACGCCATTCTGACGGCGAGCTTCCTGGTCATCCCATCGGTTTTGGATCACGCGCTGCGCCTGAACGTCGGAAGCGAGTGGAAATTTTATTTGCCGGTCATGATCGTCGCCATGGCGCTGATGGTTCCGGCAATCATCGTCGCGGAGACCCGCGGTCGGATGAAAGAGGTTTTCGTCGCCGCGGTCGCGGCGATCACGGCGAGTCTGGTGGCGCTCGCCGCGGCCCCGTCGAGCGGCGCCGCGGCTGTGATCGCTCTGACCGTGTTTTTCACCGCCTTCAACGCCATGGAGGCCATGTTGCCGTCGCTGGTGACGAAATTCGCGCCCGCCTCCGCCAAGGGCGCCGCCACCGGCGTCTATTCCAGCGCGCAGTTCATCGGAATTTTCGTCGGCGGCGCCGCCGGCGGCTGGATGCTCGCGACGACGGGCGCTTTCGGCGTGTTCGCCATGACCATCGCGCTGGCGCTGATCTGGCTGGCGGTTGCTGCCGGCATGCGCGGCCCCGCGCCGCGCCAGAAGAGCCGGACGGGCGCCGTCCAGGCGGGGGTCGAAAAGGCCTGA